Proteins co-encoded in one Maylandia zebra isolate NMK-2024a linkage group LG16, Mzebra_GT3a, whole genome shotgun sequence genomic window:
- the LOC143412906 gene encoding olfactory receptor 6F1-like: MDNQSNERSFILSGFNETMNFTVPLFSVTLLYYCVILFFNISLVLLIVFNESLHEPMYILLSSFCINALYGTTGFYPKFLSDLLSSSHRISFEGCLLQGFVMYSFACCDLSILTVMAFDRYMAICRPLHYHSFMTKRRLSQLVCFSWLTPFCVFAIHVLLTARLKLCGIKIQRALCLNWLIVQLACPETDTFSNNISAYVIIVIYHFHWLFIIWTYIYIIKTCVRSREDRVKFTQTCVPHLTSVIINATVLAFDAMYLRFGSRDLSQSLKNFIALEFLIIPPVMNPLMYGFKLTKIRNRILSLIYLKGK; encoded by the coding sequence ATGGATAATCAGTCTAATGAAAGAAGTTTCATTCTGTCAGGATTTAATGAGACGATGAATTTCACAGTACCCCTCTTCTCAGTTACTTTACTGTATTACTGTGTGATTTTGTTCTTCAATATTTCTCTTGTGCTGCTCATTGTCTTCAATGAAAGCCTCCATGAACCTATGTACATTTTACTGAGCAGCTTCTGCATTAATGCACTTTATGGAACCACAGGTTTCTACCCAAAATTCCTTTCAGATTTACTGTCATCTTCTCACAGAATCTCCTTTGAAGGGTGCCTTTTACAAGGTTTTGTCATGTATTCATTTGCTTGCTGTGATTTGTCTATTTTAACTGTCATGGCCTTTGACAGGTATATGGCTATATGTCGACCTCTGCACTACCACTCTTTCATGACTAAGAGGAGGCTTTCACAGCTGGTGTGTTTCTCCTGGctgacacctttctgtgtttttgccaTCCATGTCCTGCTTACAGCAAGACTCAAGTTATGTGGTATAAAGATTCAGAGAGCCTTGTGTCTAAACTGGTTAATTGTTCAACTTGCTTGTCCTGAAACTGACACTTTTTCAAATAACATCAGTGCATATGTGATAATTGTCATTTATCATTTTCATTGGCTTTTCATAATTTGGACTtacatatatattattaaaacatGTGTGAGGTCCAGAGAGGACAGAGTAAAGTTTACGCAGACCTGTGTGCCCCATCTGACTTCTGTGATCATAAATGCCACTGTACTGGCTTTTGATGCGATGTACTTGCGCTTTGGCTCCAGAGATTTATCCCAAAGCCTCAAAAACTTCATCGCTCTTGAATTTCTCATCATCCCTCCAGTTATGAATCCTCTCATGTATGGATTTAAACTCACCAAAATACGAAACAGAATCTtgagtttaatttatttgaaaggGAAATGA
- the LOC112436127 gene encoding olfactory receptor 10Z1-like produces the protein MDNQSNERSFILSGFNETMNFTVPLFSVTLLYYCVILFFNISLVLLIVLDESLHEPMYILLSSFCINALYGTTGFYPKFLSDLLSSSHRISFEGCLLQGFVMYSFACCDLSILTVMAFDRYMAICRPLHYHSFMTKRRLSQLVCFSWLTPFCVFAIHVLLTARLKLCVIKIQRALCLNWLIVQLACPEADTFSNNISAYVIIVIYHFHWLFIIWTYIYIIKTCVRSREDRVKFTQTCVPHLTSVIINATVLAFDAMYLRFGSRDLSQSLKNFIALEFLIIPPVMNPLMYGFKLTKIRNRILSLIYLKGK, from the coding sequence ATGGATAATCAGTCTAATGAAAGAAGTTTCATTCTGTCAGGATTTAATGAGACGATGAATTTCACAGTACCCCTCTTCTCAGTTACTTTACTGTATTACTGTGTGATTTTGTTCTTCAATATTTCTCTTGTGCTGCTCATTGTCTTGGATGAAAGCCTCCATGAACCTATGTACATTTTACTGAGCAGCTTCTGCATTAATGCACTTTATGGAACCACAGGTTTCTACCCAAAATTCCTTTCAGATTTACTGTCGTCTTCTCACAGAATCTCCTTTGAAGGGTGCCTTTTACAAGGTTTTGTCATGTATTCATTTGCTTGCTGTGATTTGTCTATTTTAACTGTCATGGCCTTTGACAGGTATATGGCTATATGTCGACCTCTGCACTACCACTCTTTCATGACTAAGAGGAGGCTTTCACAGCTGGTGTGTTTCTCCTGGctgacacctttctgtgtttttgccaTCCATGTCCTGCTTACAGCAAGACTCAAGTTATGTGTTATAAAGATTCAGAGAGCCTTGTGTCTAAACTGGTTAATTGTTCAACTTGCTTGTCCTGAAGCTGACACTTTTTCAAATAACATCAGTGCATATGTGATAATTGTCATTTATCATTTTCATTGGCTTTTCATAATTTGGACTtacatatatattattaaaacatGTGTGAGGTCCAGAGAGGACAGAGTAAAGTTTACGCAGACCTGTGTGCCCCATCTGACTTCTGTGATCATAAATGCCACTGTACTGGCTTTTGATGCGATGTACTTGCGCTTTGGCTCCAGAGATTTATCCCAAAGCCTCAAAAACTTCATCGCTCTTGAATTTCTCATCATCCCTCCAGTTATGAATCCTCTCATGTATGGATTTAAACTCACCAAAATACGAAACAGAATCTtgagtttaatttatttgaaaggGAAATGA